One Benincasa hispida cultivar B227 chromosome 5, ASM972705v1, whole genome shotgun sequence genomic window carries:
- the LOC120078669 gene encoding 40S ribosomal protein S5-like isoform X1, with the protein MLVIFSFYHHIYGIMAVEVDVVNQELTQPHHDVKLFNRWTFDDVQVNDISLVDYIGVAPAKHATYVPHTAGRYSVKRFRKAQCPIVERLTNSLMMHGRNNGKKLMAVRIIKHAMEIIHLLTDLNPIQVIVDAVVNSGPREDATRIGSAGVVRRQAVDISPLRRVNQAIYLLTTGAREAAFRNIKTIAECLADELINAAKGSSNSYAIKKKDEIERVAKANR; encoded by the exons ATGCTTGTGATTTTCTCATTTTATCACCACATCTATG GAATAATGGCTGTTGAAGTTGATGTGGTAAACCAAGAACTGACCCAGCCTCATCACGATGTGAAGCTGTTCAACCGGTGGACCTTTGATGATGTCCAGGTAAATGACATCTCTCTTGTTGATTACATTGGGGTTGCACCTGCCAAGCATGCCACCTATGTCCCCCACACTGCTGGGAGATACTCTGTCAAGCGGTTTCGAAAAGCTCAGTGCCCAATTGTCGAGAGGCTCACAAATTCACTTATGATGCACGGTAGGAACAATGGGAAGAAACTTATGGCTGTCAGGATTATTAAGCACGCAATGGAGATTATTCATCTTCTAACTGATCTCAACCCAATTCAAGTCATTGTCGATGCCGTTGTTAACAGTGGGCCACGTGAAGACGCTACTCGAATCGGTTCAGCTGGTGTTGTTAGGCGTCAGGCCGTGGATATATCCCCTTTGCGCCGCGTTAACCAAGCAATCTATCTCCTAACAACTGGTGCTCGTGAGGCTGCCTTCAGGAATATCAAGACAATTGCAGAATGCTTGGCTGATGAACTTATTAATGCAGCGAAGGGTTCatcaaacagttatgcaatcaagAAAAAGGACGAGATCGAGAGAGTTGCAAAGGCCAATCGTTAA
- the LOC120078669 gene encoding 40S ribosomal protein S5-like isoform X2: MAVEVDVVNQELTQPHHDVKLFNRWTFDDVQVNDISLVDYIGVAPAKHATYVPHTAGRYSVKRFRKAQCPIVERLTNSLMMHGRNNGKKLMAVRIIKHAMEIIHLLTDLNPIQVIVDAVVNSGPREDATRIGSAGVVRRQAVDISPLRRVNQAIYLLTTGAREAAFRNIKTIAECLADELINAAKGSSNSYAIKKKDEIERVAKANR, translated from the coding sequence ATGGCTGTTGAAGTTGATGTGGTAAACCAAGAACTGACCCAGCCTCATCACGATGTGAAGCTGTTCAACCGGTGGACCTTTGATGATGTCCAGGTAAATGACATCTCTCTTGTTGATTACATTGGGGTTGCACCTGCCAAGCATGCCACCTATGTCCCCCACACTGCTGGGAGATACTCTGTCAAGCGGTTTCGAAAAGCTCAGTGCCCAATTGTCGAGAGGCTCACAAATTCACTTATGATGCACGGTAGGAACAATGGGAAGAAACTTATGGCTGTCAGGATTATTAAGCACGCAATGGAGATTATTCATCTTCTAACTGATCTCAACCCAATTCAAGTCATTGTCGATGCCGTTGTTAACAGTGGGCCACGTGAAGACGCTACTCGAATCGGTTCAGCTGGTGTTGTTAGGCGTCAGGCCGTGGATATATCCCCTTTGCGCCGCGTTAACCAAGCAATCTATCTCCTAACAACTGGTGCTCGTGAGGCTGCCTTCAGGAATATCAAGACAATTGCAGAATGCTTGGCTGATGAACTTATTAATGCAGCGAAGGGTTCatcaaacagttatgcaatcaagAAAAAGGACGAGATCGAGAGAGTTGCAAAGGCCAATCGTTAA